One stretch of Chitinophaga pendula DNA includes these proteins:
- a CDS encoding non-ribosomal peptide synthetase — MGQKNQIAIIGMAGIFPEANDLVQFAANLRAGKDAVGELSVLRKALTNITGTGPLQVTGFLERPDSFDHKFFHLSRREAEYMDPSHRMVLQLSCQAIWDAGYSLQQFSGSNTGVFIGGKSFPKYLMQFEEPDAMAYSGNLGPMVAGRLSYHLNLHGPALMLDTSCSSSLVAVHEACQQLMHGEIDTALAGGFCYITHFHEKGSNNSLGVMSASGKCRAFDSAADGIGIGEGGGMVLLKRLEQAVQDGDQIHAVILGSAVNHDGGRSNGLTAPSPMAQSEVLVKAWKKAGIDPETIGFIEAHGTGTRLGDPIEFKGLTDAFAQFTEKRSFCAVSAVKTNIGHLDNAAGIASLLKSVLALKHGELYPNVHFRQLNPFIDSQHSAAYINAAWQPWQVTDHPRRCGVSAFGLSGTNAHMVLEAAPLYTPSLHQVPALLKLSSRTPFGLQQLRSSVLSFLQQPAVNLADIIPTMNCGRDDYEYRGCLVADQLRDMTTGDEGNYRWITGYVKPAVKIVLLFSDHTPEDILLSNLASRYPVFNTLKDLPAVLQLHVGIYKLCLSLGIPLMTLIGRGKGRISKQLALGEISRDEAVKVLAKVGQTEPLDTVRLQQLITEQLLDEQVIFVEAGCEGELSTVIGGFLPANAADRCLRLLQPDGNAAVTIAALYTQGIDITWEGLYASRTWQKISAPSPAFEDISCWAKPPAISWDTSAANWLHTTSWQETVKTDHTYSLKAGVWLIFTSEEVSDDWIQGMLKEQGLTVVMVSAGAAFASSSAHTFTINPLRWEDYEQLKMSVERSYGTPEGMLFLHPASSANTYNTSSWLAHIEQTVNSYLFACQAFSTYFNKKGFLLANITRRAFNTAEGDTMPDPIQTAVAALFRSLVNEYGQLKIRNVDFHYEGAVPDHAKKDLLAALLNDDALTDLLLQDGRMMIPCLNTVPVDIATAREQLVLPVGGVYIVTGGAEGIGFEMARAIAMQADSTFIIIGRTALPAPEYWTQEISADINNKIGNLLLLEKMGSTVNYYQADVSDETRMYEVFRQIRSHHTKIQGVIHSAGTGIRGVSLAESKQEDFVRTCAPKIQGTVILNACTEELQPAFFICFSSLNVLMPAKNSADYTMANAFMEGWCSARKSHTCAYKAIAWPGWRDTGMILKKHPGGIADDTDSPIRLLSTIPGREAFFLALALRYPVLQVGDIDYSFFKGNPFFALPGTISVKEVAATTALSAAATVVADNSVHTMQRIREIWQAVLKADAIAEDDDFFELGGNSLNGRQVINKINSVLDTEIDFDVIFEYGTLRELTDYIDARRTPVATQHARQITPALPADYYELSHAQRRLWILSQFEEDSIAYNLPAAYQVEEGKFDIPAFQQAVQLLVDRHESFRTVFRVINGEPRQVILPVLTYLVPVLDISHLPEGERNAAAQQLYKEEVSRVFDLETGPLLTFKVVKQTAQQYLIIYNVHHIISDGWSQGIIINELLKAYNAFKAGEKPSLDPAKWQYKDYSTWHNRLIESGHFNQLEQYWLRKFHDRPSGIDLPLDRPRAVLQTFNGGRLMFKLDAVATSFLEETSREKGTTGFMNVMAILGILLQRYSGQRDIILGSPSAGRSYDEFHDIVGFFVNTLVYRWQIDTSESFYEVLARVKMEALEVYNHMDYPFDLLVERVGLERDMSHSPLFNVMLAHNNTDREEKELSMEDVEVDTYSEVHEFNMSKFDLIFFMAEGISGIHILLEYNSDLFDKETAERLSRNFIALANQVAAQPDVPVSTLMGMAPAEYSLVTESFQGSQVAWPHMHVLELFDQQVRQQHSIPAIVYEGKQLTYAELDIQANKLAHYLQQYYAVGPGVFVGLSMERSLDMIVAIIGIIKAGGAYVAIDPGYPAERQAHMLTDSKTGVLITDQPVQAITAHYTGAVIRLHELEAALAGMSEAQPDVIPGANDIVYVIYTSGSTGTPNGAMLPHGLLSNLIQWQLQQAGIDNALHTLQFTSVNFCVSFQEIMMTLSAGGTVYLIGELERQDADYLMNFIERHQIGNLYLPFSYLNFLFNEFSRWQRSAPYLRNIITAGEQLKITAGLKAFLAANPELRLHNHYGSSEMHVVTAYTLRSDILQELAVPPAGSPIANTNILILDELLQPVPIGAFGELYVLGALPISGYINNASLTARKLVRLPGREGAWYRSGDAGRWLRDGNIELKGRKDDQVKIRGFRVEPGEIESRIYEIAQVKDCVVMIRDDENGQKIIAAYVVIQDAAPLALVKHHLEQHLPQYMMPQLVSLDALPLMPNGKVDRAALPLPAPAPAASVYTAPANPTEQAVHDIWKEVLGLGQISVTDNFFETGGQSIRASQVINRIQQQLQVKLSLYQFFRNPSIRQLAVLIGEQQGTGIAGITPLAPAERYRVSHAQQHLWIADQYLKQQEGVYNMVVAFELEGDLHVDMLEKAFMALISRHESLRTVFEEYDGDIYQRILPADQISWQLQRSADPLPEVLHTFAAAYIDLSAPPLLRGLLVTVGEQQYVLGIALHHIAGDGWSLNILARELIVFYNYYRNGGAGAYPLPPLLIQYKDYAVWHRQLSDNAVFRQAGAYWQHIMEDVPAHAPELPADHPRPARRTYTGANHAFNIDPALILQLRKVAASYQTSIYNIMLTAINALVYRNTGAGDIVLGVETHGREDVALEHIIGFFVSTLPLRNKVSGHDTLAMLLQQVTQRSYEAIAHQLYAMDFIKEALDLDYLENKNPLFNIEVSYTFSATDLPGLDLQGVQSSLYPMGSTKTHFDLTISIYEDQENINVNFVYNKDIFSLSSVADYQEQLIALLQAFVTDVNQQVSAIPLGHRTEISTKNLKISFNF, encoded by the coding sequence ATGGGACAGAAAAATCAGATAGCTATTATCGGGATGGCGGGTATTTTTCCCGAAGCGAATGACCTGGTACAGTTTGCCGCTAATCTTCGTGCCGGAAAAGATGCAGTGGGTGAGCTGTCCGTGTTGCGAAAGGCATTAACGAATATTACGGGCACCGGTCCGCTCCAGGTAACTGGTTTCCTGGAACGACCGGATAGTTTTGATCATAAATTCTTCCACTTATCGAGGCGGGAGGCTGAATATATGGACCCTTCCCATCGTATGGTCCTCCAGTTATCCTGTCAGGCGATCTGGGATGCAGGTTATTCATTGCAACAGTTCTCCGGCAGCAATACGGGTGTATTTATCGGTGGTAAGTCCTTCCCAAAATACCTGATGCAGTTTGAAGAACCGGATGCGATGGCGTATAGCGGTAACCTGGGACCTATGGTGGCAGGCAGATTGTCTTATCACCTGAACCTGCATGGCCCGGCCCTGATGCTGGATACTTCCTGTTCCTCATCTCTGGTAGCTGTGCATGAAGCCTGCCAGCAGCTGATGCATGGAGAGATCGATACGGCACTGGCAGGTGGCTTTTGTTATATCACCCATTTTCATGAAAAAGGAAGTAATAATAGCCTCGGTGTTATGTCAGCATCCGGTAAGTGCAGAGCTTTTGACAGTGCTGCAGATGGTATAGGGATAGGAGAAGGTGGTGGAATGGTGCTGTTGAAGCGGCTGGAACAGGCAGTGCAGGATGGGGATCAGATACATGCAGTCATATTGGGCAGTGCTGTCAATCATGACGGTGGACGGTCCAATGGACTTACGGCGCCCAGCCCTATGGCACAATCAGAGGTATTAGTGAAGGCCTGGAAAAAGGCAGGTATCGATCCTGAAACAATAGGATTTATCGAAGCGCACGGTACAGGAACCCGGTTAGGAGATCCGATAGAGTTCAAAGGGCTGACAGATGCTTTTGCGCAGTTTACTGAAAAACGTAGTTTTTGTGCTGTCAGCGCGGTGAAAACAAATATAGGACACCTGGATAATGCTGCGGGTATTGCCAGCTTACTTAAATCGGTATTAGCCCTCAAGCATGGGGAACTATATCCTAACGTACACTTCCGGCAATTGAATCCATTTATAGACAGCCAACATTCGGCTGCTTATATCAACGCTGCCTGGCAGCCCTGGCAGGTAACGGATCATCCGAGACGTTGCGGGGTAAGCGCATTTGGCCTGAGTGGTACCAATGCACATATGGTGCTGGAAGCAGCTCCCTTATATACGCCATCACTACACCAGGTGCCAGCCTTACTCAAGTTGTCATCCAGGACCCCCTTCGGACTACAGCAACTCCGTTCATCAGTATTGTCCTTCCTGCAGCAACCGGCGGTTAATCTCGCAGATATCATACCGACAATGAACTGCGGAAGAGATGATTATGAATACAGAGGTTGCCTGGTGGCAGACCAGTTACGGGATATGACAACAGGCGATGAAGGCAATTACAGGTGGATCACCGGTTATGTAAAACCAGCCGTAAAGATTGTACTGCTCTTTTCTGATCACACACCTGAAGACATCCTGTTATCCAACCTGGCATCCCGTTATCCTGTATTCAATACACTGAAAGACTTGCCAGCTGTATTGCAGTTACATGTAGGCATATATAAACTCTGCCTTTCATTGGGTATACCATTGATGACGCTGATTGGCCGGGGGAAAGGTCGTATTTCCAAACAACTGGCGCTGGGAGAGATTAGCAGGGATGAGGCGGTAAAGGTATTAGCGAAGGTAGGCCAGACGGAGCCATTGGATACGGTCAGGCTACAGCAACTGATTACGGAGCAGCTATTGGATGAACAGGTAATTTTTGTAGAAGCAGGATGTGAAGGAGAGCTGAGCACTGTAATCGGTGGTTTTTTGCCTGCGAACGCGGCAGACCGGTGTCTGCGACTGTTGCAGCCGGACGGTAATGCCGCCGTCACTATTGCTGCACTATATACCCAAGGTATAGATATTACCTGGGAGGGGTTATATGCATCGCGTACCTGGCAAAAGATCAGTGCACCCAGTCCCGCATTTGAAGATATCAGCTGTTGGGCAAAGCCACCTGCAATCAGCTGGGATACATCTGCCGCGAACTGGTTGCACACAACAAGCTGGCAGGAAACTGTAAAAACAGATCATACATACAGTTTGAAAGCCGGAGTGTGGCTGATTTTTACCAGTGAAGAGGTCAGTGATGACTGGATTCAGGGAATGCTCAAAGAGCAGGGTTTGACTGTCGTAATGGTATCAGCAGGAGCTGCTTTCGCAAGCAGCAGTGCTCATACATTTACTATTAATCCTTTGCGTTGGGAAGATTATGAGCAACTGAAAATGTCTGTCGAGAGATCTTACGGTACACCGGAGGGCATGCTTTTTCTGCATCCTGCTTCCTCTGCAAACACTTACAATACAAGTTCCTGGCTTGCACATATTGAACAGACAGTAAACAGCTATCTTTTTGCCTGCCAGGCATTCAGTACCTACTTTAACAAAAAAGGGTTTTTGCTGGCAAATATCACACGCCGTGCATTCAATACAGCGGAGGGTGATACGATGCCAGATCCGATACAGACAGCTGTAGCCGCACTTTTTCGTTCCCTGGTGAATGAATACGGACAGTTGAAGATCAGGAATGTCGACTTTCATTATGAAGGCGCCGTGCCGGATCATGCAAAAAAGGATTTGCTGGCCGCCTTGCTGAATGATGATGCGTTAACGGATTTGTTACTGCAGGATGGCAGAATGATGATTCCCTGTCTGAATACGGTGCCGGTAGATATTGCAACAGCACGGGAACAGCTGGTGCTACCTGTTGGTGGTGTATATATTGTGACCGGCGGAGCGGAAGGTATAGGTTTTGAGATGGCAAGGGCTATTGCTATGCAGGCAGACAGCACCTTTATCATCATTGGTCGTACCGCATTGCCGGCACCGGAGTATTGGACACAGGAGATTAGTGCTGACATTAATAACAAGATCGGCAATCTGCTGTTACTGGAAAAAATGGGCTCTACGGTCAACTATTATCAGGCGGATGTCAGCGACGAAACGCGGATGTATGAAGTCTTCAGGCAGATAAGATCACACCATACCAAAATACAGGGAGTGATACATAGTGCTGGTACAGGTATCAGGGGAGTATCACTGGCAGAGAGTAAGCAGGAGGATTTTGTGAGGACCTGTGCGCCCAAGATACAGGGAACGGTGATATTGAATGCCTGCACGGAAGAATTACAACCCGCCTTTTTTATTTGTTTCTCATCGCTTAATGTATTGATGCCTGCTAAAAACAGCGCTGATTACACGATGGCCAATGCTTTTATGGAAGGATGGTGTAGTGCCCGCAAATCACATACCTGTGCTTACAAGGCCATCGCCTGGCCAGGCTGGAGAGATACCGGGATGATACTTAAAAAACATCCCGGAGGTATAGCAGACGATACGGATAGTCCCATTCGTCTGTTAAGTACTATACCAGGAAGAGAAGCCTTCTTCCTGGCATTGGCACTGAGGTATCCGGTTCTTCAGGTAGGTGATATTGATTATTCATTTTTCAAGGGAAATCCGTTTTTCGCGCTTCCCGGTACCATATCAGTCAAAGAGGTAGCAGCAACAACAGCGCTCTCCGCGGCAGCTACAGTGGTTGCTGATAATAGTGTCCACACTATGCAGCGTATCCGGGAAATATGGCAGGCAGTGTTGAAGGCAGACGCAATAGCGGAAGATGATGATTTCTTTGAGCTGGGTGGTAATTCGCTGAATGGCCGGCAGGTGATCAACAAGATCAACAGTGTGTTGGATACAGAGATAGATTTTGATGTGATCTTCGAATATGGTACACTCCGGGAACTGACGGACTATATAGATGCTCGGCGTACACCTGTGGCTACGCAGCATGCAAGGCAAATCACTCCTGCGCTTCCAGCAGATTATTATGAACTTTCTCATGCCCAGCGCAGATTGTGGATATTATCACAGTTTGAAGAGGACTCCATTGCTTACAACTTACCCGCTGCTTACCAGGTAGAAGAAGGGAAGTTTGATATTCCGGCTTTTCAGCAGGCGGTACAATTGCTGGTGGACCGTCATGAGAGCTTCCGGACGGTGTTTCGGGTGATAAATGGAGAACCCAGGCAGGTGATATTGCCGGTACTGACATATCTGGTTCCTGTATTAGATATCAGTCATCTGCCGGAAGGAGAGCGAAATGCTGCTGCCCAACAATTATACAAGGAAGAAGTTTCCAGGGTATTTGATCTGGAGACAGGCCCACTGCTTACATTCAAAGTGGTGAAGCAGACCGCGCAGCAATACCTGATCATCTATAATGTGCATCATATTATCAGCGATGGCTGGTCTCAGGGGATTATCATCAATGAATTACTGAAAGCGTACAATGCCTTTAAGGCAGGAGAAAAGCCATCATTGGATCCGGCAAAGTGGCAGTATAAGGATTATAGTACATGGCATAACCGGCTGATTGAAAGCGGGCACTTTAACCAGCTTGAGCAGTATTGGCTGCGTAAGTTCCACGATCGTCCTTCGGGTATTGACCTGCCGTTGGACCGGCCGCGTGCGGTGCTGCAAACTTTCAATGGTGGCAGACTGATGTTTAAACTGGATGCAGTGGCAACCTCCTTTCTGGAAGAGACATCGCGCGAGAAAGGTACTACCGGGTTTATGAATGTAATGGCCATTCTGGGTATACTATTGCAACGTTATTCCGGGCAGCGGGACATTATACTGGGTTCTCCTTCTGCCGGCCGCTCGTACGACGAGTTTCATGATATCGTCGGCTTCTTTGTAAATACGCTGGTATACCGCTGGCAGATTGATACTTCAGAAAGCTTCTACGAAGTGCTGGCAAGGGTGAAAATGGAAGCACTGGAGGTGTATAATCACATGGATTATCCGTTTGACCTGCTGGTAGAAAGGGTTGGGTTGGAACGGGATATGAGCCATTCACCACTTTTCAATGTGATGTTGGCGCATAATAATACGGACAGAGAAGAAAAGGAACTTTCTATGGAGGATGTGGAGGTGGACACCTACAGCGAGGTGCATGAGTTCAACATGAGTAAGTTCGACCTGATATTTTTCATGGCGGAAGGAATATCTGGTATACATATCCTGCTGGAGTATAATTCAGATCTTTTCGATAAGGAAACAGCCGAGCGGCTTTCCCGTAATTTCATTGCACTGGCTAATCAGGTCGCTGCGCAGCCGGATGTTCCTGTGAGTACGCTGATGGGAATGGCGCCGGCAGAATATAGTCTGGTAACGGAAAGTTTTCAGGGATCACAGGTGGCCTGGCCACATATGCATGTACTGGAACTGTTTGATCAGCAGGTACGTCAGCAGCACTCAATACCTGCAATAGTGTATGAAGGGAAACAACTTACTTATGCAGAACTGGATATTCAGGCCAACAAACTGGCGCACTATCTGCAGCAATATTATGCTGTAGGGCCAGGTGTTTTCGTGGGATTGTCGATGGAACGTTCACTGGATATGATCGTTGCCATTATCGGTATCATTAAGGCAGGGGGGGCTTATGTAGCGATAGATCCAGGTTATCCGGCAGAAAGGCAGGCGCATATGCTGACAGACAGTAAAACCGGCGTGCTGATCACTGATCAGCCGGTGCAGGCCATTACAGCACACTACACGGGTGCTGTGATCCGTTTGCATGAACTGGAAGCGGCATTGGCTGGTATGTCTGAAGCACAGCCGGATGTTATTCCTGGTGCCAATGATATTGTTTATGTGATCTATACTTCCGGTTCGACGGGGACTCCTAATGGCGCTATGTTACCTCACGGGCTGTTAAGTAACCTGATACAATGGCAGCTGCAACAGGCCGGTATTGACAATGCACTGCACACGCTGCAGTTTACCTCGGTCAATTTCTGCGTATCCTTCCAGGAGATCATGATGACACTGAGTGCGGGAGGTACGGTATACCTGATCGGAGAGTTGGAACGGCAGGATGCAGACTACCTGATGAACTTTATAGAACGGCATCAGATCGGTAACCTTTATCTACCATTTTCGTATCTGAATTTCCTTTTCAATGAGTTCAGCCGCTGGCAGCGCTCTGCTCCATATCTGCGTAATATTATCACCGCCGGCGAGCAATTGAAAATAACAGCCGGATTGAAAGCTTTCCTGGCTGCTAACCCCGAGCTGCGTTTGCATAATCACTATGGTAGCTCAGAGATGCATGTTGTTACTGCTTATACGCTACGATCTGATATTTTGCAGGAACTGGCGGTGCCACCAGCAGGAAGTCCTATCGCCAATACAAATATTCTGATCCTGGATGAGTTACTGCAGCCGGTACCCATAGGTGCATTCGGAGAGTTATACGTGCTTGGTGCACTACCTATCTCCGGATATATTAACAATGCTTCCCTGACGGCCCGTAAACTGGTACGTCTGCCAGGACGGGAGGGCGCCTGGTATCGGAGCGGTGATGCAGGCAGATGGCTGCGTGATGGCAATATAGAACTGAAAGGCCGTAAAGACGATCAGGTGAAGATCCGCGGATTCCGCGTAGAGCCGGGTGAAATAGAAAGCCGCATTTATGAAATAGCACAAGTGAAGGATTGTGTAGTAATGATACGGGATGATGAAAATGGACAAAAGATTATCGCTGCTTATGTAGTTATACAGGACGCTGCTCCGTTAGCGTTGGTAAAACACCACCTGGAGCAACATCTTCCGCAATATATGATGCCCCAGCTTGTATCTCTGGATGCACTTCCCCTGATGCCTAATGGCAAAGTGGACCGTGCGGCATTGCCATTACCTGCACCTGCTCCTGCCGCAAGTGTATATACTGCGCCTGCAAATCCAACAGAACAAGCCGTACATGATATCTGGAAAGAAGTGCTGGGCTTAGGCCAGATCAGTGTAACGGATAATTTCTTTGAAACCGGGGGGCAATCTATCCGGGCTTCCCAGGTTATCAACCGGATACAGCAGCAGTTACAGGTTAAACTTAGCTTGTATCAGTTCTTCAGAAACCCTTCTATCCGCCAGCTGGCTGTGCTGATAGGAGAGCAGCAGGGGACAGGTATCGCCGGTATCACCCCGCTTGCGCCGGCGGAGAGATACAGGGTCAGTCATGCGCAACAACATTTATGGATTGCAGACCAGTACCTGAAACAGCAGGAAGGTGTATATAATATGGTGGTAGCTTTTGAACTGGAAGGGGATCTTCACGTTGATATGCTTGAAAAGGCTTTTATGGCACTGATCTCCCGTCATGAAAGTTTACGTACGGTATTTGAAGAGTATGACGGAGATATCTATCAACGTATCCTGCCCGCAGACCAGATCAGCTGGCAGTTGCAACGTTCGGCAGATCCTTTGCCGGAAGTATTGCACACCTTTGCCGCAGCATATATTGATCTATCAGCACCTCCGTTATTGAGGGGGCTACTGGTTACCGTTGGTGAACAGCAATATGTACTCGGTATTGCCCTGCATCATATCGCAGGGGATGGCTGGTCGCTGAATATACTTGCCAGGGAGCTCATCGTGTTTTATAATTACTACCGCAATGGCGGAGCCGGAGCGTATCCGCTGCCACCCTTATTGATCCAGTACAAGGATTATGCTGTGTGGCACAGGCAATTGTCTGATAACGCGGTTTTTCGCCAGGCTGGTGCCTACTGGCAGCATATAATGGAAGATGTGCCAGCGCATGCTCCGGAGTTACCCGCAGACCATCCAAGGCCGGCGAGAAGGACGTATACCGGGGCTAACCATGCCTTCAATATCGACCCTGCTCTTATTCTGCAATTACGTAAAGTGGCAGCCAGCTACCAGACGAGTATTTACAACATTATGCTGACCGCAATTAATGCGCTGGTATATCGTAACACGGGTGCCGGAGATATTGTATTGGGGGTGGAGACACACGGCCGGGAAGATGTTGCACTGGAGCATATCATCGGATTCTTTGTCAGTACACTTCCACTTCGTAACAAGGTGTCTGGTCATGATACCCTCGCCATGTTGCTACAGCAAGTGACGCAACGATCCTATGAAGCCATCGCACATCAGCTGTACGCAATGGATTTTATCAAAGAAGCGCTGGACCTGGACTACCTGGAAAATAAAAACCCCCTGTTCAACATAGAGGTATCTTATACTTTCAGTGCAACTGACCTGCCGGGCCTCGACCTGCAGGGTGTACAATCTTCCCTGTATCCTATGGGAAGTACGAAAACGCACTTTGACCTGACTATTTCGATCTATGAAGACCAGGAGAACATAAACGTCAATTTTGTCTACAACAAAGATATTTTCAGCCTTTCATCTGTTGCCGATTACCAGGAGCAGCTGATTGCGCTGTTGCAGGCTTTTGTTACAGATGTTAATCAACAGGTGAGCGCAATCCCGCTAGGACATCGTACGGAGATATCTACCAAAAATCTGAAAATTTCATTTAACTTTTGA
- a CDS encoding PhpK family radical SAM P-methyltransferase yields MNTALDVVLIGYNETPFENYLSTLRSYGEDAEAYRDLKTNFFEVEGNNYTYLDLLNKLSDMELKSCDIPNLAAVYLSHFLLKRGLQVDFVNLFQEEKDKLRSLLEKNPVCVAITTTFYVINLPVTEMVRFIRSCNPHVPIIIGGVLVSNHYNAYGKEDFFSALRDMEGDIFVLESQGEQTLYNLVTRLKNQQDLNEVKNIIYRQENGEFTMTERVIENNSLDSEAIDWSLFKHHDLGSTLQTRTARSCAFGCAFCGYPERGGPLTLASIDTIAKELETMRALGNVKNVVFIDDTFNVPKARFKEFCRMLIDRQFDFNWFSYYRCDHGDEEALDLMAASGCKGVFLGIESGSQEMLEKMNKRAKVTNYEKGIKNLKERGIMTFASLITGYPGETEATIRETIDFIKGNKPDYWRTMLWYCDPLTPVYQKKKEEFRIKGEGFKWEHYSMTSMEAADYIHEIFLTINPDESIWLPQYSFDFWVIPYLLGKGFSFSSFKSFMHLAQQALALEIASVHPDMKTHRQQHLFDRIRKIFEPNVAEESKFLI; encoded by the coding sequence ATGAATACAGCATTAGATGTCGTATTGATAGGCTATAATGAAACGCCTTTTGAAAACTATCTGTCCACTCTCAGATCATATGGTGAAGATGCGGAGGCTTATCGCGATCTGAAGACCAACTTCTTCGAGGTAGAAGGTAATAACTACACTTACCTGGATCTGCTGAACAAGCTATCGGATATGGAATTAAAATCCTGTGATATTCCTAATCTGGCAGCGGTATACCTGAGTCATTTTCTTCTTAAGCGTGGTTTGCAGGTGGATTTTGTCAATCTGTTCCAGGAAGAAAAGGATAAACTCCGCAGCTTGCTGGAGAAAAATCCTGTCTGCGTAGCCATTACTACGACCTTTTATGTCATCAACTTACCGGTTACAGAAATGGTGAGATTTATCAGGTCCTGTAATCCACATGTGCCGATCATAATAGGAGGAGTACTGGTGTCTAACCACTATAATGCTTATGGAAAGGAAGACTTTTTCTCTGCTTTACGTGACATGGAGGGAGACATCTTTGTACTGGAGTCGCAGGGAGAACAAACACTATATAATCTGGTGACGCGTCTTAAAAATCAGCAGGATCTTAATGAGGTGAAAAACATCATCTACCGGCAGGAAAACGGGGAGTTTACAATGACCGAACGTGTTATTGAAAATAATTCACTGGATTCGGAAGCGATAGACTGGTCACTTTTTAAACACCATGACCTGGGTAGCACCTTACAGACCCGTACGGCCAGGAGCTGTGCCTTTGGCTGTGCCTTCTGTGGTTATCCTGAACGGGGAGGCCCGTTAACACTGGCGAGTATAGATACGATAGCAAAAGAACTGGAGACCATGCGTGCCTTGGGTAATGTGAAAAACGTAGTTTTTATCGATGATACTTTTAATGTTCCCAAAGCCCGGTTTAAGGAATTCTGTCGTATGCTGATAGACCGACAGTTTGATTTTAACTGGTTTTCCTATTACCGATGTGATCATGGGGATGAAGAAGCACTGGATCTGATGGCGGCGAGCGGATGCAAAGGTGTGTTCCTGGGTATTGAGTCCGGCTCGCAGGAGATGTTGGAAAAAATGAATAAGAGAGCAAAGGTCACCAATTACGAAAAAGGGATCAAGAACCTGAAGGAACGAGGTATTATGACTTTTGCGTCTCTGATCACAGGGTATCCCGGAGAAACCGAGGCGACCATCAGAGAGACAATCGATTTTATCAAAGGCAATAAGCCAGACTACTGGCGGACGATGCTGTGGTATTGCGATCCGCTGACGCCCGTGTATCAGAAGAAAAAAGAAGAATTCCGGATCAAAGGGGAAGGATTCAAATGGGAGCACTACTCGATGACTAGTATGGAAGCGGCAGATTACATACACGAGATCTTCCTGACCATTAACCCGGACGAATCGATCTGGCTGCCGCAATATTCTTTTGATTTCTGGGTTATTCCATATCTCTTGGGTAAAGGCTTTTCCTTCTCTTCTTTTAAGTCTTTTATGCACCTGGCACAGCAGGCACTTGCGCTGGAGATCGCCAGTGTACATCCCGATATGAAAACACATCGCCAACAGCACCTGTTCGACAGGATCCGTAAGATATTTGAACCCAATGTTGCTGAAGAAAGCAAATTCCTCATCTGA